The DNA sequence TCCCCTGTGTGTGAAGATGGCAGATATGACATGCAGCTTAGACAAGGCCATTAAGgaccaggggctgggcaggataACATAAGCATACCAAACAGCATCAGATGCCTAGATTTAAGTAACTAAAGTGAGCCTTAAAATTAGGGTGAGTTGCTTTGGAGCAGAGAGTAAATACAAAAGTGGGTTAAAGAAAGTGTTAGGAAAGCATGCCATTTTCTAAAATTTCATTCAGCAGTCACAGTACAAAATAGTGTATATTTTTCTCTGATGtaactttttttcttgtgttttgtttAGATGCTGCCATTATGATGTCTTTTTGTGGTATCTCCTTTTCAATGGTTGATTATCAGATATCACTACGAAAATCTCTGCCTGAAAAAGATGAATTTCATGTGCTTTCCAAGTTCATGTATCTCTTCTATAAATTGCTTACCATCACTTCTTGGATACTCAGTATTTCATTGATTACTTTACTCAGTGTCAGAATTTCTGTAATTGTGCTGATATTTCTTTGGATCTGTGGCTTCACTTGGACTTTGAAACAGCATACAACATTTTGCACGTCTAAAAATATGGAATATCTGTACAGAACTGTAGTTGGAAtcattctaattttttcattttttaacgTAAAGGGGAGAAGAACAAAAGTTTGCATTTCTATTTATTATGCTACTCACACTGTGGTGACACTAGGTATTTTGTTTGTATATATGTTCTGGAAACCTTTCATTATCAAAGAAATACGTTTTACAATTGTAAGCATCTTAACTATTTTGAGTCTGGTGTTAGGTattatttttcttgctgtttaTTACAACCATTTTCATCCCACTACTTATTGCAGACCTCAGGCATATTCAGATGAAGTTGATGGAGTGGCAGGGCAAAAAGTAAGAGTGAAAACTGGTAGATTTCAGAATTTCTTAATGCAATGAACATTAcaagttttggtgggtttttttgttttgttctgattttttttttttttttttggtttggtttggttattTTTGTGGCCTTAATAGCAAATTCTTGCTGGACAGTGTGTTTCTCTGTCATTGTTACTTACGAATCATCACTGAGGAGTACATAGTGGACCAGAGTTGTTGGCTTTGGATAACTATTTGTTTTCCACGATACAAAGACTCTGTAACATGAACATTATGTGCTGGTGAAAGTTATTTTGTCAAAGAATAGTTTGTCAAAGAAATGATTTAATCTATTCATCCAAAACAATTCACAGTTTTAGTTTTTTAACAATGCAAATGTAAAATAGGAAAAACTAAGAGTTAACTAACTGAAATATAGCATCAAACCCACATTCTATTAACTTACGTTGATTGTGTTAAAaacaaggcttttttttttttttttgttcttgctggaaggaaagaagagtGCATTTAAAAAACTGAGGGTGATCAGTCTTCTGCTTCTCCCCATTACTGTAAGAGCTGCAGTCCTTCATGTAAACACACTGTACTGCCTTCTCCCTGAAGAAGAATAGCTTTGATTTATGGCTCAATCACTATCTTGCCACAAGGAAATTTGGGGAGATATTTTCAAGCATTTTATCATCTAGGTGTTTTAAAGAcgtctttgttgttttttgtacTGTTAATCTTTCACACAGTCTTCTGTATTTAGGGGTGATGCCAGCTTGTTCTGGGTTATAATAGCAGCCTGAGTGATTTATGGATGGCAACAGGAGTCTTGCATACAAATTAAGAACTATCTTCCATAAGCTTTCTTCTCCTTTGGGCTCTAAGATGTAACAATTTAAATGCtgattttcactaaaatatgaGGCTATGAAGAGCAGGCAGTGGTGCAGCATCTTCTGTCTATCACTGGAGAAAAAGCAGCAACTGTTCTGATAACTTGTACTCTCAGAGGCTGGCAAAAGATAAAACTAACTTGTCTATCAAGAATTTTTGTCAGAAGACAGAGTGAATCCAGACATTTCAGCTCTGTGAATGCTAAATCAACAACAATGAAATAAGGTGGATAGCCACAGTTTGTTCAGAAATAAAATCTAAGGGGGAGTATTTCAGAGGTACTGTGTTTTAAATCTGTATTATGAAAATCTGGGGTTCTTTCTCTCCCCTCCTTTCTGCTTCCATTAAGTCACATTTGCAGTTAGATTGGCCACAGGCAAAGTAGGGAACTAGTTTGAGAAAAGAGGttagagataagaaaaactgatAAACTTTGTCAGGAACCAAATCTGTTAATATTCTTTATTAACAACAAACTTCTATGAAACTCTGGGGGAAGGGCTGAAACTTTAGTTGATAATTAGGGCTCTTAAGAGCTGTGTCTTTTGTGTCAAGTTCACAGACTGCAGACCGCTTTTTTCTTGTTACTCTTTCAGCCTTACCAGAGCTTAGGGGAAGTTTCTAAACGTGTTTCTTTCCTGTTTCATGTCCACACTTCTCTTTACCAGGCCAGCCACGTACATCTCCTTGATCCTAttcaaggaaattaatttctatgTGCCTAGCTTGGACTGAACAGTCTGCCTTTTTGAGGCTGCACATGACAAATTTGTGTAGTGAGGAAGAGTTTACTTCTAAAATCCCTCATTCCTGCTTGGGGGTAACAAAATGTGGTTTACAAGTTAAGATAGAAAAGCACAATCCATAAGACAAAGCAATACTAGTTTAGTTTTACTAAAATTGGTATCAAAAATAGTACCTTCACTACCTTTATTCTGGAAGAGAGATATTCAGATTTGTTAGCCCTGGAATGTCTTCTTAAGTAAGAAGAAAAAGCCCAAGGCTTTAATGCACCATGATTGTCCTAAATTCTATCTTTATtgcagaatattttttattggTGATGGTGTCCCTGGAAGCAAAGTGCATGCCTGCTTTTAGGCTGAATGTACTCTTATTTTGCTATGGAAAAAATAGAATCCTAAATAGTGAAAACAATCCCTATATGGCTTCCCACACTTTTACTGTTTGTCAATCTAAAATCCTGAGAAAGGACTAGGGTAAGGAATGGTGGAAAATAGAGAATATTATCTCTATCTTGCAGAAAATGATGAAATGTTTTCTAGCTATTTTTTAGAAGATGACCTCAAACTTTATATATGATCTGAGAAGCAGATCTCTGGGGAAATATGAGATTGTAAGAAGTCCTAGTGTGGGCAATTCAGCCCTGGGGCCTCCAAGTTCTCTGCCTTCTGTCCAAAATCTGGAGCCTGAGTTGCtcctgaagaaaattaatttctggtgtaacaaaataatttgtctcggtgatttttttttctcctttcaatGAACTGACAAATTCCAAAGAGAAGTCTGTCATTGCCATCTCTCTGGCCAACTCCTAACACTCATTTTCTCTCAGGGGAGAAAAGCTGAACATTGTGCTGCCTTCTGTTGTTCTCCTTATGTCTCCTCACTCCCTTTTCTGTGCTCCTAAGAAGAATATTACACCGAAGTTGAGTTGGTAAGAGACATCTAGGTGGCTATTTATATCATCCTAATTCAAATGCACACCAAACCAAATTACTTCAGTTTCAATCCTTATTTTAGGCTTGTAAGTCCTAGTTGGTATAAATTGAGACATATCCTCAGCCTGGAAACGGTCCTTTGGAGAATAATTTAGATTATTTTCATAAATCTTAAAGATCTTCAGTGTCCTTCCACCAATACGTCTCCATTTTGTTGCCATCAGTCAGGGGACCTCAAGAGATGGGAATTCCTGGTACTTTGCTCCCAGTAAATTTTTATCTAGAGGGGAATATTAtgagaataaaaaattaaaactttaaatTCCTCCCTATCTTCTTGACCTTGAGTTCAAGATTTTCACTTGATTCCCTTCATTTTCACAGCTATGAAAATGGCTTCTCATTCATCAGATTGTTCTAACTCAGAATCACTGTAGGAGAGAGGATAAGGAAGCATATGAATTGACTCCAGACACATTTCATATCACCAGTGACCACtacagacaaaacaaaaaaagccccactTCATCTGGGTGTAAAGTTCAAACAATAGACTTCATAGATAT is a window from the Passer domesticus isolate bPasDom1 chromosome 1, bPasDom1.hap1, whole genome shotgun sequence genome containing:
- the XKR9 gene encoding XK-related protein 9, with product MRRCYCQEQDSIVGKHLDSFTLSEERMTTVAVSHMMKFTKQNLFFLVGGMMIYVVDIGVDFWVASRYFCQGQYSWSILILCFRGFSSIITQIFSYAWFKNDWEGTDTGKLKLVFLVHLFHCGIFIRYWFALKYGCQAAFKQSSIRGATEADPSNFIQKQAIDAVTDINMLRVFKTFLETTPQLFLQIYILMEHGKTHFYQYAAIMMSFCGISFSMVDYQISLRKSLPEKDEFHVLSKFMYLFYKLLTITSWILSISLITLLSVRISVIVLIFLWICGFTWTLKQHTTFCTSKNMEYLYRTVVGIILIFSFFNVKGRRTKVCISIYYATHTVVTLGILFVYMFWKPFIIKEIRFTIVSILTILSLVLGIIFLAVYYNHFHPTTYCRPQAYSDEVDGVAGQKVRVKTGRFQNFLMQ